A stretch of the Cytobacillus luteolus genome encodes the following:
- the phnE gene encoding phosphonate ABC transporter, permease protein PhnE, which yields MTTLERQLLAAPRNFQYVSTVLIILCILFAWSLTTISIQTMDENSLKVASNIIYGLTHPDLNLLLNVSKQSVLYLLVETLCIAFLGTIVGSILAVPLAFLAASNIVPKPVAWTIRLLLIFIRTIPALVYGLMFIRVTGPGPFAGVLTIGLTSIGMLSKLYVDAIEELDVKVLESMTSIGCSTFDKIRYGIIPQLLSIFMSVMIYRFDMNMRDASVLGLVGAGGIGAPLIFAMRGYKWDQVGSILIGLVILILIIELFSTKLRSKLVKG from the coding sequence ATGACAACATTAGAAAGGCAGCTTCTTGCTGCACCACGCAACTTTCAATACGTTTCGACTGTTTTGATCATTTTATGTATACTCTTTGCATGGTCGTTAACAACGATCAGTATTCAAACGATGGACGAAAATAGTCTTAAGGTTGCGTCTAATATTATTTATGGGTTAACCCACCCTGACTTAAACCTATTACTCAATGTGTCAAAACAAAGTGTTTTGTATTTATTAGTTGAGACTCTTTGCATTGCGTTCCTAGGTACAATTGTCGGATCCATTTTAGCAGTCCCACTCGCTTTTTTAGCCGCATCAAACATTGTCCCAAAGCCAGTTGCTTGGACCATAAGATTGCTACTTATATTCATCCGAACCATTCCAGCTCTCGTGTATGGTCTTATGTTTATTCGTGTAACTGGGCCGGGACCGTTTGCAGGAGTGTTAACAATTGGATTAACTTCAATTGGAATGCTTTCAAAATTATATGTGGATGCCATCGAGGAGCTTGATGTAAAAGTTCTTGAATCGATGACATCCATAGGTTGCTCAACCTTTGATAAAATCCGTTATGGAATCATTCCACAATTATTGTCCATCTTTATGTCGGTTATGATTTATCGATTTGATATGAATATGAGAGATGCCTCTGTACTCGGATTAGTAGGCGCAGGAGGTATCGGAGCTCCTCTTATTTTTGCAATGAGAGGATATAAGTGGGACCAAGTTGGATCAATATTGATTGGTCTCGTCATTCTTATTTTAATCATAGAGTTGTTTTCTACTAAACTACGTTCGAAATTAGTTAAAGGGTAA
- a CDS encoding ATP-binding protein: MTNIDPITKLTNNSSMFQSGGHILYMYNETNQYVRNAVSFIHEGIKREEVVFVIETDEMITNIKKYLSAKNLHDRQLNSIIYINDHEFYFKGELFNYNGAGGKLTNLVQPYINSGYHIRTWGRVPVPSKDPIERLVSHECNCDQFVSEKRVISVCCYNGLTTPAYVQNELLKSHTHLITDDEYTKSPFYRKNYHKTITMEDADRLHRLEERNNYLQTKTNHLILENHLIKLKSELIKESESKLRTIINELPIPIIIRNKNKILFSNKLTEVQFNFNNQVNETSFKPFFKSYDSAFVDSSTTNTQKHKFIHSNGEEKYYIVKSIDISFENTAAILHAFVDITKEKQNENLLIRSEKMNIAGELAASIAHELRNPLTSIKGFFQMLKNSGEEKSMYYSIIGDELSRIEQISSELLSLAKPHSENRKTYNLIQIIDEVKLLLISEANMKNVELILECNDNDVFVNCDDTKIKQVFINLLKNAIDAMESGGIINIRVTNLRETVKVQVIDQGSGIPEELIKKIGEPFYTTKEKGTGIGLMVCYQIIENYGGTIEVDSNVGVGTTFTITLPISAEVLAG, encoded by the coding sequence ATGACTAATATAGATCCGATTACTAAATTGACAAACAATTCCTCAATGTTTCAAAGTGGAGGGCATATTTTATATATGTATAACGAAACGAATCAATATGTACGAAATGCTGTTAGCTTTATTCATGAAGGGATAAAGAGGGAAGAAGTAGTTTTTGTCATTGAAACAGATGAGATGATTACTAATATTAAGAAATACCTTTCAGCAAAGAATCTACATGACAGACAATTAAATTCTATTATTTATATCAATGACCATGAATTTTATTTTAAAGGAGAGTTATTCAACTATAATGGAGCGGGGGGAAAACTAACAAATCTCGTACAACCTTATATAAATAGTGGCTATCATATACGTACATGGGGTCGGGTGCCTGTCCCTTCAAAAGACCCAATTGAACGCTTAGTTTCACATGAATGTAATTGTGATCAATTCGTTAGTGAAAAGAGAGTAATCTCGGTTTGTTGCTATAATGGGTTAACCACTCCTGCCTACGTTCAAAATGAACTGCTGAAAAGTCACACACATCTAATTACAGATGATGAGTATACTAAGTCGCCCTTCTATAGGAAGAATTATCATAAAACGATTACTATGGAAGATGCCGATCGACTTCATAGACTAGAAGAAAGAAACAACTATCTTCAAACTAAAACAAATCACCTCATACTAGAAAATCATTTAATTAAATTAAAAAGTGAACTAATTAAAGAAAGTGAAAGTAAACTCAGAACGATTATCAATGAACTTCCAATTCCTATTATTATAAGGAATAAAAATAAGATTCTATTTTCCAACAAACTTACGGAAGTACAGTTTAATTTTAATAATCAAGTGAACGAGACCTCTTTTAAGCCCTTCTTTAAAAGTTATGATTCTGCTTTTGTGGATTCCTCAACAACTAATACGCAGAAGCATAAATTTATCCATAGTAATGGCGAAGAGAAATACTATATTGTTAAGTCCATTGATATTTCATTTGAAAATACTGCGGCTATTTTACATGCTTTTGTAGATATAACCAAAGAGAAGCAAAATGAAAATCTACTTATTCGTTCTGAAAAAATGAATATTGCTGGAGAACTTGCTGCAAGTATTGCACATGAATTACGAAATCCGCTTACTTCAATTAAAGGTTTTTTCCAGATGTTGAAGAATTCAGGTGAAGAGAAGAGTATGTATTATTCAATCATTGGAGATGAACTTTCTCGAATTGAACAAATATCGAGTGAACTATTATCTCTAGCTAAGCCGCATTCAGAAAATCGAAAAACGTATAACCTCATCCAAATAATTGACGAAGTTAAACTCTTGCTTATATCAGAAGCAAATATGAAAAATGTTGAGTTGATTTTAGAATGTAATGATAATGATGTCTTTGTAAATTGTGATGATACAAAGATTAAGCAAGTGTTTATTAATTTATTAAAAAACGCAATTGATGCAATGGAAAGTGGCGGGATTATCAACATTCGAGTAACAAATCTGAGAGAAACGGTTAAAGTTCAAGTGATCGATCAGGGCAGTGGTATTCCTGAAGAATTGATTAAGAAAATTGGTGAACCGTTTTATACAACAAAAGAAAAAGGAACAGGAATTGGATTGATGGTTTGCTATCAAATTATTGAAAATTACGGTGGCACGATTGAAGTTGATAGCAATGTAGGAGTTGGAACAACTTTTACCATTACACTGCCTATTTCGGCTGAGGTTTTGGCTGGTTAA
- a CDS encoding TVP38/TMEM64 family protein — protein sequence MESLLHGNEFIATLIFFLICFLQPILLPIPEAATVTAGSAILGAFPAACISFAGTLSGIIVMYFIAKIGGQKLIRKFVKEKQIQQYERYVSKNETSILLILFIIPILPDEIICVGAGLGGVNIKKFVIIAAISKILTSFSLAYSLDFAQSMSLTNSQLLLFIIGIASIIMLTSILRNKLLLKGSRSK from the coding sequence ATGGAAAGTTTGTTACATGGAAATGAGTTCATTGCAACTCTTATCTTCTTTTTAATCTGCTTTTTACAACCGATTTTGCTACCAATACCAGAAGCAGCAACTGTCACAGCTGGTAGTGCTATATTGGGGGCATTTCCAGCAGCTTGTATCAGTTTTGCTGGTACTCTATCTGGGATCATTGTAATGTATTTCATTGCAAAAATAGGTGGACAAAAGTTAATTCGAAAATTTGTAAAAGAAAAACAAATTCAGCAATATGAGCGATATGTTTCGAAAAATGAAACAAGTATTTTACTAATTTTATTTATTATCCCGATTTTGCCTGATGAAATAATTTGTGTTGGAGCAGGATTAGGTGGAGTTAACATTAAGAAATTTGTAATTATCGCGGCTATTTCGAAGATACTCACTTCATTTTCTTTAGCGTATTCACTCGATTTTGCACAGTCAATGTCTTTAACAAATTCACAGTTACTTCTATTTATAATTGGCATAGCTAGTATCATAATGTTAACATCAATTCTGAGGAACAAGCTGCTATTAAAGGGATCTAGAAGTAAGTGA
- the phnC gene encoding phosphonate ABC transporter ATP-binding protein, with the protein MIEFIGVEKTYTNGTKALENIDLTIKQGEFVAVIGLSGAGKSTLIRCINRMHEITGGKLIVDNVDVTTLKGKQIRQLRRRIGMIFQSFNLVTRTSVIKNVLVSFVPDNPFWRRLTGVFTKEQKIKALEALDKVGILDKAYVRVDQLSGGQQQRVALARTLAQNPDIILADEPIASLDPVTSRIVMNDFKKINKELNISVIMNIHHVEVALEYADRIIGIRKGQIVFDGPSKKVTQEVLSEIYGGKIEEVEHAIEEKVAAYV; encoded by the coding sequence ATGATTGAGTTTATTGGTGTCGAAAAAACATATACGAATGGCACGAAAGCATTAGAAAATATTGATTTGACGATTAAACAAGGTGAGTTTGTTGCGGTTATTGGATTATCTGGGGCCGGGAAATCAACGTTGATACGTTGTATTAACCGGATGCATGAAATTACTGGAGGAAAGTTGATTGTCGATAACGTCGATGTAACCACCTTAAAAGGAAAGCAGATCCGTCAGTTGCGCAGACGAATCGGGATGATATTTCAGTCATTTAATCTGGTAACAAGAACCTCTGTTATTAAAAATGTGTTAGTTTCATTTGTTCCAGATAACCCTTTCTGGCGCAGATTAACAGGAGTTTTTACGAAAGAACAAAAGATAAAAGCACTAGAAGCGTTAGATAAAGTAGGAATTTTAGATAAAGCATATGTCCGTGTTGACCAGCTTTCAGGTGGACAACAGCAACGTGTTGCCTTAGCACGTACACTTGCTCAAAATCCAGACATTATCCTAGCGGATGAACCAATTGCATCCTTAGATCCTGTTACCTCACGAATTGTAATGAATGATTTTAAAAAAATTAATAAGGAATTGAATATCTCCGTTATTATGAACATTCATCACGTTGAGGTTGCTCTGGAATATGCGGACCGAATCATCGGCATACGAAAGGGACAAATTGTGTTTGATGGTCCATCTAAAAAAGTAACTCAAGAGGTTCTTTCAGAGATTTATGGAGGAAAGATAGAAGAAGTTGAACACGCCATAGAGGAGAAGGTTGCCGCATATGTATGA
- a CDS encoding ion transporter: MDTEQSITGKGISQIVYNKFFTNFITYLIIINAVLIGLETYPSLYEPNKDIFFILDWIILAIFAIELLLKLYVERSKFFKSAWNNFDFVIIVGSIILYNTPFVSVLRIFRVLRILRTITFFPSLRRIVQALFLAIPTIGSVLILMTIIFYVYAIIGTAFFSNINPEYFGNLQLSTITLFQIFTLESWASGIFRPLFKEEPWSWLYFVSFIVVATFIMINLIVGEIVNNAQKITDEVEKETQDIKDDTSEIKELKAEVQELKILLKTFIAQKEEK; encoded by the coding sequence GTGGATACAGAACAGAGTATAACAGGAAAAGGAATCTCTCAAATAGTTTATAACAAATTCTTTACAAATTTTATTACATACTTAATTATTATAAATGCTGTATTAATAGGCTTAGAAACATATCCTTCACTATATGAACCAAATAAAGATATTTTCTTCATTTTAGATTGGATTATTTTAGCCATATTTGCAATTGAACTTCTCTTAAAACTGTATGTTGAAAGATCTAAATTCTTCAAAAGTGCTTGGAACAACTTTGACTTTGTTATTATAGTCGGAAGTATTATACTTTATAATACACCGTTTGTTAGTGTTTTACGTATTTTTAGGGTGCTAAGAATATTACGGACAATTACTTTTTTCCCTTCTTTGAGACGTATTGTTCAAGCCCTATTTTTGGCAATACCAACTATTGGTAGTGTTTTAATACTCATGACTATTATTTTCTATGTATACGCTATAATTGGAACAGCCTTCTTTTCGAATATTAATCCAGAATACTTTGGTAACCTACAACTTTCAACCATTACTTTATTTCAAATATTTACATTAGAATCGTGGGCAAGTGGTATCTTTCGTCCTCTGTTTAAAGAGGAACCATGGTCTTGGTTATATTTCGTATCATTTATAGTAGTTGCAACCTTTATTATGATTAATTTAATTGTTGGGGAAATCGTTAATAATGCACAAAAGATTACCGATGAAGTAGAGAAAGAGACACAAGATATTAAAGACGATACCAGTGAAATAAAAGAGCTAAAAGCAGAAGTACAAGAGTTAAAGATTCTTCTGAAAACATTTATAGCACAAAAAGAAGAAAAATAA
- a CDS encoding Bcr/CflA family multidrug efflux MFS transporter, giving the protein MNTPTGTKRLQLALLLGSLGLLGPFTIDMYLPSFPTIVEDYGTTASLVQISLTTCLLGLGVGQLFIGPMSDVLGRRKPLLIFLIMYLVASVICAFSPSIYLFIAARFLQGFAAAGGLVISKAIVRDIYSGKELTKFFSLLMLVGNLGPIVAPIVGGGVLAVTDWNGVFLVLSVVGMVIFFTVLFKLEESLPVERRVPSNLAQVLKNFGSLLRDREFLGYALTQGFMIAGIFAYVSGVPFVYQNIYGVSPQVFSFLFGVNGLALIIGTQSVGRLADRISEKAFLKFGLFLSTGAGTVLLTALLLKAPLLAVAIPIFFLVCSIGMIATSSFALALESQGHIAGSASALLGVLPFVLGAITSPLVGVAGEYSAIPMGVVILSASLLSLLAYFGLVQRASLHVQPANRTLGS; this is encoded by the coding sequence ATGAATACACCTACAGGAACAAAACGGTTACAACTTGCATTACTTCTAGGATCACTTGGTCTTCTTGGTCCATTCACAATCGATATGTATTTACCATCTTTTCCTACGATTGTGGAGGATTATGGAACAACTGCGTCTTTAGTACAAATCAGCTTAACAACCTGCCTATTAGGACTTGGAGTAGGTCAATTATTTATCGGTCCCATGAGTGATGTTCTGGGTCGACGAAAGCCACTGCTTATTTTCCTCATCATGTATTTAGTAGCTTCTGTTATATGCGCCTTTTCTCCATCAATCTATCTCTTTATTGCAGCTCGTTTCTTACAAGGTTTTGCAGCTGCTGGTGGTCTTGTTATTTCTAAAGCGATTGTTCGGGATATTTATAGTGGAAAAGAATTAACTAAGTTTTTCTCTTTATTAATGTTGGTTGGTAACCTAGGACCTATTGTCGCGCCAATTGTTGGTGGAGGAGTTCTGGCAGTTACTGACTGGAATGGTGTATTTCTCGTATTAAGTGTTGTGGGCATGGTGATATTTTTTACTGTTTTATTTAAACTTGAAGAATCTTTACCTGTAGAGAGACGTGTTCCTAGTAATCTAGCTCAAGTGCTAAAGAATTTTGGTTCTTTATTAAGAGACAGAGAGTTTCTTGGATATGCACTTACACAAGGCTTTATGATTGCAGGAATCTTTGCTTACGTATCTGGTGTCCCTTTTGTTTATCAAAATATTTATGGGGTGTCTCCTCAAGTTTTTAGTTTTCTATTCGGAGTTAATGGTCTCGCATTAATTATTGGAACCCAGTCGGTTGGGCGTTTAGCAGATCGAATTTCAGAGAAAGCCTTCTTGAAATTCGGATTGTTCCTATCAACAGGAGCAGGCACTGTTTTACTAACAGCTCTTCTTTTAAAAGCACCACTTCTAGCAGTTGCTATACCTATTTTCTTCTTAGTCTGTTCCATTGGGATGATTGCAACATCTTCCTTCGCATTAGCACTTGAGTCACAAGGACATATTGCCGGAAGTGCATCAGCACTCTTAGGTGTTTTACCTTTTGTACTCGGTGCGATTACATCACCTTTAGTAGGAGTTGCAGGAGAATATTCGGCCATTCCAATGGGTGTCGTAATCTTATCGGCAAGCCTGCTATCTCTCCTTGCCTATTTTGGACTGGTACAAAGAGCATCCTTACATGTACAACCAGCAAATAGGACGTTGGGTAGTTAA
- a CDS encoding phosphate/phosphite/phosphonate ABC transporter substrate-binding protein yields MLRKWLIVFMMLTVATIMAACGESEETSTSTTDNQTASETAKKEEPSDKNTKIDELKVSFVPSKDPEQIITTTEPLKGLLKEELAKMGYDVSEVTIDVGTTYEAVGEALAAGTTDVGLIPGGTYVLYDDGAEVILTATRAALSNDSDQPKEWNDNKPTEGLKDKQATYYRSILIAGPTEKGQQLAAKVNNGEELTWEDLDSANWAVMSSSSSAGYIYPTLWMQDKYGKSLTDLSKVVQSDSYGSSFARLAAGQADVIVAYADARRDNEGKWTTDLGRTTSIWDETNVIGVTAPIYNDTVSVSKHSKIMDEKLKAAIQDAFINIAQTEEGKNVIAIYSHEGYQKATSADYDGERKAQELLKSLK; encoded by the coding sequence ATGTTAAGAAAATGGTTAATCGTTTTTATGATGCTTACAGTAGCAACAATTATGGCTGCATGTGGGGAATCAGAAGAAACATCAACATCTACTACAGATAATCAAACAGCTTCAGAGACTGCTAAAAAAGAAGAACCTTCTGACAAAAACACAAAAATTGATGAGCTTAAAGTGAGCTTTGTACCTTCAAAAGATCCAGAGCAAATCATTACTACAACTGAACCTCTTAAAGGGTTACTTAAAGAAGAGTTAGCAAAGATGGGTTACGATGTTAGTGAGGTAACTATTGATGTTGGAACTACATATGAAGCTGTTGGAGAAGCACTAGCAGCTGGTACAACTGATGTAGGTTTAATTCCTGGTGGAACGTATGTTTTATACGATGATGGTGCTGAAGTTATTTTAACAGCAACTCGTGCAGCATTATCAAATGACTCAGACCAACCAAAAGAGTGGAACGACAATAAACCAACTGAAGGTTTAAAGGATAAGCAAGCTACTTATTACCGCAGTATTTTAATTGCAGGTCCGACTGAAAAAGGTCAACAACTAGCTGCAAAAGTGAACAATGGTGAAGAATTAACATGGGAAGATTTAGATAGCGCTAACTGGGCAGTAATGTCTTCTTCTTCATCAGCAGGTTATATTTACCCAACTTTATGGATGCAAGATAAATACGGCAAGAGTCTAACTGATCTATCTAAAGTGGTACAATCCGATTCTTATGGTAGCTCATTTGCTCGACTTGCTGCTGGTCAAGCGGATGTGATCGTAGCTTATGCTGATGCTAGAAGAGATAATGAAGGAAAATGGACAACTGATTTAGGACGTACAACTAGTATTTGGGACGAAACAAACGTCATTGGCGTAACTGCTCCAATTTATAACGATACAGTTAGTGTAAGCAAACACTCTAAAATCATGGATGAAAAGCTAAAAGCTGCTATCCAAGATGCATTTATCAACATTGCTCAAACAGAAGAAGGTAAAAATGTTATTGCAATCTATAGCCATGAAGGTTATCAAAAAGCCACTTCTGCTGACTATGATGGCGAAAGAAAAGCACAAGAACTTCTTAAAAGCCTAAAATAA
- a CDS encoding BMP family lipoprotein has translation MLRKFSILLIIFIAITSIIGCSNSETTNQQVDERLKIGIMLSDVGLGDQSFSDAGFEGLERARDELDISFDYREISESQTYEAGLEELVEQGNEIVIGLGFAMQEAVDVVAKKYPEQTFLIIDSVSELPNVHSITFKEEEGSFLIGVLAGLKTQSNVVGFVGGMDVPLIRKFEKGFIEGVKTVNAEATVISEFAGSFGDDKLGAEIARNMITNQADFIYPAAGFTGVGVLQETQKSGVYSFGVDSDQYFLAERSVVSSMLKNIDVAVYNVAKELVENKKLEQKDISLGIKEDGVGLAPIRVLTLTESEEQLLNQLSDDIKNGKIKIQP, from the coding sequence ATGTTGAGAAAGTTTTCTATTTTATTAATTATTTTCATAGCTATTACTTCTATTATAGGCTGCTCAAACTCAGAAACTACAAATCAACAAGTTGATGAACGTCTTAAAATTGGGATTATGTTATCAGATGTTGGTCTTGGAGATCAATCCTTTTCAGACGCTGGCTTTGAAGGATTAGAAAGAGCTCGAGACGAACTGGATATTTCTTTTGACTATAGAGAGATTAGCGAGTCTCAAACCTATGAGGCAGGGTTAGAAGAACTGGTTGAACAAGGGAACGAAATTGTGATTGGCTTAGGCTTTGCTATGCAAGAGGCAGTAGATGTCGTTGCAAAGAAATACCCTGAGCAAACGTTTTTAATTATTGACAGTGTATCAGAACTTCCAAATGTACATTCAATTACTTTTAAAGAGGAAGAGGGATCCTTCCTAATAGGAGTCCTCGCAGGTTTGAAGACTCAATCAAATGTTGTCGGGTTTGTGGGAGGAATGGATGTTCCACTTATACGAAAGTTTGAAAAAGGTTTTATTGAAGGAGTTAAGACAGTAAATGCTGAGGCTACCGTAATCTCTGAATTCGCAGGAAGTTTTGGTGACGATAAACTTGGTGCTGAGATTGCGAGAAACATGATTACCAATCAAGCAGACTTCATCTATCCGGCAGCAGGATTTACTGGCGTTGGGGTCCTACAAGAGACTCAAAAAAGTGGTGTCTATTCATTTGGTGTTGACAGTGACCAATACTTTTTAGCAGAAAGATCGGTTGTCAGCTCAATGCTAAAAAACATTGATGTAGCTGTGTATAATGTGGCAAAAGAACTGGTTGAAAACAAAAAGCTTGAACAAAAGGATATTTCTCTTGGCATTAAGGAAGATGGAGTAGGACTTGCTCCTATCAGAGTGTTAACCTTAACTGAGAGCGAAGAGCAATTATTAAATCAGTTGAGTGACGATATTAAAAACGGAAAAATAAAGATTCAGCCATAA
- the phnE gene encoding phosphonate ABC transporter, permease protein PhnE has protein sequence MYDKIFPPKQMTLPNGKLVLEKRSRTPLITLVIILALYASVKFTGFSIQVVFARIHHFFSIIGDMVPPNWSYLPAIWGPLMDTIKMSLLGSILGAIVALPIAVLSSNNVTKNKGIVAFFKVFLSLLRTLPSLVTALIATFVFGLGPMAGTVAIFLFTISYVGKLVYEQIENVDMGAFEAMESAGMTRIQAFRYAIFPQVLPSYLSTSLFCFEGNVRYAAILGYVGAGGIGLLINEGLGWRDYQNVGMIVVTLVITVYLIETVSEHFRKKLI, from the coding sequence ATGTATGATAAAATCTTCCCTCCAAAACAAATGACCTTACCAAACGGAAAATTGGTGCTTGAGAAAAGATCACGCACCCCGCTTATTACACTTGTTATTATTCTAGCACTTTACGCATCCGTTAAGTTTACTGGATTTAGTATTCAAGTAGTCTTTGCACGAATTCACCATTTTTTCTCGATTATTGGTGATATGGTCCCACCGAATTGGAGCTACCTACCTGCTATATGGGGACCTCTTATGGATACGATAAAAATGTCATTATTAGGATCGATTCTTGGGGCAATTGTCGCATTACCCATTGCAGTTTTGTCTTCAAATAATGTGACTAAAAATAAAGGAATTGTTGCGTTTTTTAAAGTTTTTCTTAGTCTACTTCGGACACTCCCTTCACTTGTTACGGCGTTAATTGCAACATTTGTGTTCGGATTAGGTCCCATGGCTGGTACGGTTGCTATTTTTCTTTTTACAATCTCTTATGTTGGAAAACTAGTATATGAACAAATTGAAAATGTGGATATGGGAGCGTTCGAAGCCATGGAATCTGCTGGAATGACAAGAATTCAAGCGTTTCGATATGCGATATTTCCTCAAGTGCTTCCAAGTTATCTATCTACCTCTTTGTTCTGTTTTGAAGGAAATGTCCGTTATGCTGCCATCCTTGGATATGTAGGTGCTGGTGGAATTGGGCTTCTTATCAATGAAGGACTTGGCTGGCGTGACTATCAAAATGTGGGAATGATTGTTGTAACACTAGTTATAACAGTCTATCTGATTGAGACCGTTAGTGAACACTTCCGTAAAAAGTTAATATAA
- a CDS encoding uridine kinase family protein, which translates to MEKVIHEIAKRLKSESKRMIIGISGHGAAGKTTFTNQLIELLGRDEVNALNTDPYIIGGHLRQYTTISYEYNHEQHQDKMTACHPAAHNSYALERDVHMMREGLDFYTMGTHYSESKLFSTQNRINIVEGMTVAFTNPELYDLKIYFYTDGETEFSRRSVRDITERGMDINYLKKSHEERRIQYEVFMHPYHKNFDIVIKNTNAEYSVEKNSFYQI; encoded by the coding sequence ATGGAAAAGGTAATACATGAAATTGCTAAACGACTTAAGAGTGAGAGTAAAAGAATGATCATTGGAATATCAGGTCACGGAGCAGCTGGAAAAACAACGTTTACGAATCAGCTTATTGAGCTATTGGGTCGAGATGAGGTGAACGCTCTCAATACAGACCCCTATATTATCGGAGGGCATTTAAGACAATACACAACGATCAGTTATGAATATAACCATGAGCAACACCAAGATAAAATGACTGCGTGTCATCCTGCAGCACATAATTCATATGCATTAGAAAGAGATGTACATATGATGAGAGAAGGGCTAGATTTTTATACGATGGGTACCCATTATTCAGAAAGTAAACTCTTTTCTACTCAGAACAGAATTAATATAGTAGAAGGCATGACGGTTGCTTTTACAAATCCCGAATTATATGACTTAAAAATTTATTTCTATACTGATGGTGAAACTGAGTTTTCTAGAAGAAGTGTACGGGATATTACTGAAAGAGGAATGGATATCAATTACTTAAAAAAATCCCATGAAGAACGTAGAATTCAATATGAAGTGTTCATGCATCCGTATCATAAGAATTTTGATATCGTGATTAAAAATACTAATGCAGAGTATAGTGTTGAAAAAAATAGTTTCTATCAAATCTAA